The Malassezia japonica chromosome 5, complete sequence genome contains a region encoding:
- the SET1 gene encoding [histone H3]-lysine(4) N-trimethyltransferase (BUSCO:EOG09264CH7; COG:B; EggNog:ENOG503NVQQ), with product MERSWHASGYRPHSGREGSRDRWDTRDATPRRTPPRVSDPPRRTPPPRWDAPPPRPPGPPPPRPHTPVAMPQLSPSTLLPSELEPDARLRSYQTIVDPQLPGAKGKEMHRRYEATPRLPGTDPRQAGTRARNSKRKTRKVVDKIEYKFDKYSVGPPPPRELVLSGLSPRTTPAVVLQQCRAFGAVESHELKVDPQTGESIGIMWIQFTNGGLPGAAAQDGAEVARTAQKALHQHKIGQETVQAVLDHDRQKYVKLYREFLSKRYSGARRRSLPSRQESPRVPLHVESPRNRSVHSPGPRTMRRWGRNEDEETDSPHRATTSRAVFASARPERSTDARTTAAPIRQRLAELGHPYIFVPLAKSTLDAKAVRAHFAHFSPALVESDAGGWYIGFADKDTAARCKRVLEPATLHGYHVRLDVQNPPQGEIKTEAPLEAPKKTSWTQEELVDEATKQLLDALQSMFLRDVKNRTLTPLLTQFLRPDGRGGAFLEQYKLGMKEKPSYAPPVLDAHLPSFRKKPEVVAAQRAAKPEVRAEASTTERSAPVLLDPMAAGVVEDAEELYYLKEVLARGIPDEDQGPHQSGCARAEGFYRIPAAKKAAHLPDRNRAIAEPTTGRSSLASARNNRADSRRLVLDIEQHKKETMTDTDILKFNQLQSRKKQLRFSKSPIHDWGLYAMELIPAGDMVIEYVGEIVRQQVADHREKMYERAGNFSTYLFRVDDDVVVDATHKGNIARLMNHCCTPNCTAKILTLQGEKRIALFAKNTILPGQELTYDYKFQSSESDEDAIPCLCGSPQCRRFL from the exons ATGGAACGAAGCTGGCACGCGTCGGGTTACCGGCCGCACAGCGGCCGCGAAGGCAGCCGCGATCGATGGGATACGCGCGATGCTACACCGCGACGTACCCCGCCGCGTGTGTCGgatccgccgcggcgcacgccgcccccGCGGTGGGACGCACctccgccgcgtccgccaGGGCCGcctccgccgcggccgcacaCGCCGGTGGCGATGCCGCAGCTCTCGCCCAGCACGCTGCTACCGtcggagctcgagccggATGCGCGCTTGCGGAGCTACCAGACGATAGTTGATCCCCAGCTCCCGGGCGCCAAAGGCAAGGAAATGCATAGGCGGTACGaagcgacgccgcgcctgccaGGTACAGACCCGCGGCAAGCCGGAACGCGCGCACGCAACTCGAAACGCAAGACACGCAAGGTCGTGGACAAGATCGAATACAAATTCGACAAGTATTCGGTcggcccgccgccgccgcgtgaATTGGTCCTCTCTGGCCTCTCGCCGCGGACGACGCCGGCGGTCGTCCTGCAGCAGTGCCGCGCGTTTGGCGCAGTCGAGTCGCACGAGCTCAAGGTCGATCCGCAGACCGGCGAGAGCATCGGCATCATGTGGATCCAGTTTACGAACGGCGGCCTGcccggcgcagccgcgcagGACGGTGCAGAAGTCGCGCGCACTGCACAGAAAGCACTGCACCAGCACAAAATCGGGCAAGAGACGGTgcaggcggtgctcgaccaTGACCGCCAAAAATACGTCAAGCTGTACCGCGAGTTTTTGAGCAAGCGCTAcagcggcgctcggcgtcgctcgctgccgagccgccAAGAGTCGCCCCGCGTGCCTCTTCACGTCGAGTCGCCCCGCAACCGCAGCGTACACTCGCCCGGGCCAcgcacgatgcgccgctggggccgcaacgaggacgaagagaCCGACTCGCCACACCGAGCCACGACCAGCCGCGCCGTCtttgcctcggcgcgcccggagcgcagcacggATGCACGGACAACGGCCGCGCCGAttcggcagcggctcgcggAGCTTGGCCACCCCTACATTTTTGTGCCGCTGGCCAAGTCGACGCTTGACGCCaaggcggtgcgtgcgcactTTGCGCACTTTtcgccggcgctcgtcgagagcgacgcaggcggctGGTACATTGGATTTGCCGACAAGGACACAGCCGCGCGGTGCAAGCGCGTGCTGGAGCCTGCGACGCTGCACGGCTACCATGTGCGTCTCGACGTGCAAAATCCTCCGCAAGGCGAGATCaagaccgaggcgcctcTGGAAGCGCCGAAAAAGACCTCTTGGACGCAAGaggagctggtcgacgaAGCGACAAAGCAgctcctcgatgcgctgcagagCATGTTTTTGCGGGATGTCAAGAACCGCACGTTGACGCCCCTCTTGACGCAGTTCCTGCGCCCcgatggccgcggcggcgcattcCTCGAGCAGTACAAGTTGGGCATGAAGGAGAAGCCGAGCTATGCGCCtccggtgctcgacgcgcacctcCCGTCCTTCCGCAAGAAGCCCGAGgtggtcgccgcgcagcgtgcggccaAGCCCGAagtgcgcgccgaggctTCCACGACCGAGCGTTCTGCCCCGGTGCTCCTCGACCCGATGGCCGCTGGCGTGGTCGAGGACGCCGAGGAACTGTACTATCTAAAAGAGGTCCTTGCCCGTGGTATCCCCGACGAGGATCAGGGGCCGCACCAGAGCGGCTGTGCCCGTGCCGAGGGGTTCTACCGCATCCCTGCTGCCAAAAAAGCCGCGCACCTTCCCGACCGCAACCGCGCGATTGCCGAGCCGACGACCGGTCGTTCCTCGCTTGCATCCGCACGCAACAACCGTGCCGATTCGCGTCGCCTTGTGCTGGACATTGAGCAGCACAAAAAAGAGACCATGACCGATACCGATATCCTGAAGTTTAACCAGCTGCAATCGCGCAAGAAGCAGCTGCGCTTCTCCAAGAGCCCCATCCACGACTGGGGCCTGTATGCCATGGAACTTATCCCAGCGGGCGATATGGTGATTGAGTACGTCGGCGAGATTGTGCGGCAGCAAGTGGCAGACCACCGCGAAAAGAtgtacgagcgcgcggGCAATTTCAGCACCTACCTCTTCCgtgtcgacgacgacgtggTCGTCGATGCGACGCACAAAGGCAACATTGCGCGCCTCATGAACCACTGCTGCACGCCAAACTGCACGGCAAAAATCCTTACGCTGCAAGGCGAGAAACGCATCGCGCTCTT CGCCAAAAATACCATTCTTCCGGGGCAAGAGCTGACGTACGACTACAAAT TCCAATCCTCCGAaagcgacgaggacgcgaTCCCGTGTCTATGTGGCTCGCCGCAGTGCCGTCGGTTCCTGTAG
- a CDS encoding uncharacterized protein (EggNog:ENOG503NU4S; COG:F), with the protein MPARVVLRPALRAAGFRGVRACALATQSDAPKGAPPPSAPPRTTKKKKVPHPSEGSKLEQLMRHPLLYDPIRKPRLPIVLCHGLYGFDVRGPFLGLEYHYWSAALDVLRKKVGAEVLVHGVPPTGSIKERAESLHEFLCSSASGARGERLNFVGHSMGGLDVRYIISRIQPTEYTPASLTTLATPHRGSPFMDWCNSNIGIGLELIDKMMEESKTTTPVPPVPPLPYSLKEPLLRRREGIAKPKDEPNPLPGMSTLTRALTSVSSSLSSYILSIFDQPAYAMLSTKYMNRLFNPRTPDESDVRYFSIAARVKEISVLHPLWLPKLILDKAAAYNTSGGQYDGSGDALHGKMHGNDGLVSVGSAQWGDFLGIMEGWDHWDVRGPGGPRRIRPASSKKSEQSRPPAPPTLGARWEALRGTISAWMPFGSKPKPEPVKENDDTYWNWLDAALSEYRDAPAAKGEENTDAPMEAAAYALASSRDKHGPSAHESELAHVLANWISSQLPAREDKPDPAVDQKDSKMLYMYLSQPRQPLLPAPNTPPEDAKKSKDWFHQLGDGDTAQALRTHLGWTGQKANEHLPKPAMTTSTAIATSVLEMFPFLLNHGLEEAGTPAHETFERFWLALCRNLYEEGLASAASLASALGPDAMWDAGLFGRGRLPRIDDRLRPLEWGQLQILHTTDIHGWYQGHTKLSPPEPNYSGDWGDFVAFTHHMRRRAAEKGVDLLFVDTGDLHDGNGLSDAFPQVPPESPNFKFAVNGHVSNQVFALADYDLLTIGNHELYNFSVAKDVYEEFVPKWHGRYLTSNVNISLPDAPGEAPRSRPIGELYTRFTTPHQNLTIQAYGVLFDFRLAAAGLTVQDPVAMVQEPWFRASLEQEHVDAFVIAGHMPVTGHQGWDALHAAIRQVWPTVPIMMLAGHTHVRDCRMLDLSSMALESGRYLETIGWMSISNTSARPPHFSRRYIDANPRNYAYHAQLAHSGELSTARGRYVRSVMDKVAKAWDLPHLYGIVPQDYFLDRFPFYANHSLLALLTRRILPEIVRPANERHRNTPTLMLINSGSQRFDVLAGPFTKNDQYIVSPFRDDFLYIADVPWRVAKELVHGLNEKGAAHNEQPAQHAAQGAVDSIFHRYIGRQWSTYWTQKLQHAGLVSKSAPAAMSGRPEQARRLEELVAQLEADGKKDEWLETGSSLGYVTIDDCPGPGDDTLHTPVPYSAEQPDYVASDPTPVPDPDTNVDVVFVDFILKPLVGLLNAGDDARNYTLADAQQWGNVSTQWLYPLYAQHAWRPDDWRQEWAKMDVGARVQGYPPLAMYDDHHGDPYEMVAAARAQAAPLVFQQAA; encoded by the exons ATGCCCGCGCGAGTCGTCCTGCGGCCGGctctgcgcgccgccggattccgaggcgtgcgtgcgtgtGCACTCGCGACGCAATCGGATGCCCCAaaaggcgcgccgccgccgagcgcgccgccgcggacAACAAAGAAGAAAAAGGTACCGCATCCCTCGGAAGGGAgcaagctcgagcagctcatGCGGCACCCGCTGCTCTACGACCCGATTCGCAAGCCACGTCTTCCGATTGTGCTGTGCCATGGCTTGTACGGATTTGACGTGCGCGGCCCAttcctcggcctcgaaTACCACTACTggtcggccgcgctcgacgtgctgcgcaaaaaggtcggcgccgaggtgctggtgcacggcgtgccgcccaCCGGCTCGAtcaaggagcgcgccgagtcgtTGCACGAATTTCTGTGCAGctccgcgagcggcgcgcggggcgagcgcctcaaCTTTGTGGGGCACAGCATGGGCGGCCTGGACGTGCGCTACATTATTAGCCGCATCCAGCCTACGGAATACACCCCGGCCTCGCTCACGACACTTGCGACGCCGCACCGCGGCAGTCCGTTTATGGACTGGTGCAACTCCAACATCGGGATCGGACTGGAGCTCATCGACAAAATGATGGAGGAGTCGAAAACAACAacgccggtgccgccggTGCCCCCGCTGCCATACAGCCTCAAAGagccgctcctgcgccgccgcgaagGTATTGCCAAGCCCAAAGACGAGCCAAATCCCCTGCCGGGCATGTCGACGCTCACGCGGGCCCTCACGTCggtctcgagctcgctTTCGTCGTATATCCTCTCGATCTTTGATCAGCCCGCGTATGCGATGCTCTCGACCAAGTACATGAACCGCCTTTTTAATCCACGCACCCCGGACGAGTCGGATGTACGCTACTTTTCCATCGCGGCACGCGTCAAGGAGATCTCGGTGCTGCACCCGCTGTGGCTCCCGAAACTGATCCTCGACAAGGCGGCCGCGTACAATACATCCGGTGGCCAGTACGACGGCAGTGGCGACGCACTGCACGGCAAGATGCACGGCAACGACGGGCTGGTGAGTGTCGGCAGCGCCCAGTGGGGCGACTTTCTCGGCATCATGGAGGGCTGGGACCACTGGGACGTGAGGGGACCGGGCGGGCCCCGGCGTATCCGACCCGCCTCGAGCAAAAAGTCGGAGCAGTCCAGGCCGCCGGccccgccgacgctcggcgcgcgctgggaGGCCCTGCGCGGCACCATCTCCGCGTGGATGCCATTTGGATCAAAGCCCAAGCCGGAGCCGGTCAAGGAGAACGACGATACCTACTGGAACTggctcgatgcggcgctcagcgagtaccgcgacgcaccggccgccaagggcgaggagaacaccgatgcgccgatggaggcggccgcgtacgcactcgcgtcgtcgcgcgacaAGCACGGGCCGTCTGCCCACGAGTcggagcttgcgcacgtcctTGCGAACTGGATTTCGTCGCAGCTCCCGGCCCGCGAGGACAAACCCGACCCGGCCGTGGACCAAAAGGACTCCAAGATGCTGTACATGTACCTCTCGCAGCCCCGCCAACCGCTGCTCCCAGCGCCGAACACGCCGCCGGAAGATGCCAAAAAGAGCAAGGACTGGTTCCATCAActgggcgacggcgacacGGCTCAGGCGCtccgcacgcacctcggcTGGACCGGCCAGAAGGCCAACGAGCACCTCCCAAAGCCGGCCATGACGACCAGCACGGCGATCGCAACGTCCGTCCTGGAAATGTTCCCTTTCCTTTTGAACCACGGCTTGGAGGAGGcgggcacgccggcgcacgagACGTTTGAGCGCTTCTGGCTCGCGCTCTGCCGCAACCTGTACGAGGAGG GCCTGGCGAGTGCGGCGAGCCTTGCCTCAGCACTGGGGCCGGATGCGATGTGGGATGCGGGCCTTTTTGGCCGGGGACGGCTGCCCCGCATCGACGACCGCCTGCGGCCGCTCGAGTGGGGCCAGCTCCAGATACTGCACACGACGGACATCCACGGGT GGTACCAAGGCCATACAAAGCTTTCGCCGCCGGAGCCGAACTACTCGGGGGATTGGGGCGACTTTGTCGCGTTCACCCACCacatgcgccgccgcgccgccgagaaAGGCGTCGACTTGCTCTTTGTCGATACCGGCGATCTGCACGACGGCAATGGCCTCAGCGACGCCTTTCCGCAGGTGCCGCCCGAGAGCCCCAACTTCAAGTTTGCGGTGAACGGGCATGTGAGCAATCAGGTGTTTGCGCTTGCCGACTACGACCTCTTGACGATCGGCAATCACGAGCTGTACAACTTTAGCGTCGCCAAGGACGTGTACGAGGAGTTTGTGCCCAAGT GGCACGGTCGCTACCTCACTTCGAATGTCAATATCTCGCTCCCGGACGCCCCGGgcgaagcgccgcgctcgcgcccaATCGGCGAGCTGTATACGCGCTTTACGACGCCGCACCAGAACCTGACGATCCAGGCGTACGGCGTGCTCTTCGACTttcgcctcgccgccgctgggcTCACGGTGCAGGACCCGGTGGCCATGGTCCAAGAGCCGTGGTTccgtgcgtcgctcgagcaggagcacgtcgacgcgttTGTCATTGCTGGGCACATGCCCGTCACCGGGCACCAGGGCtgggacgcgctgcacgctgCGATCCGCCAGGTGTGGCCTACGGTGCCGATAATGATGCTGGCGGGACATACGCACGTCCGCGACTGCCGCATGCTCGATCTGTCGAGTATGGCACTCGAGAGTGGGCGGTACCTCGAGACCATCGGCTGGATGAGCATCTCGAATACGAGCGCGCGTCCGCCCCACTTTTCACGGCGGTACATTGACGCGAACCCGAGGAACTATGCATACCACGCCCAGCTTGCGCACTCGGGCGAGCTGTCCACCGCGCGGGGCCGCTACGTCCGCTCGGTCATGGACAAGGTCGCAAAGGCGTGGGATCTGCCGCACCTCTATGGCATCGTCCCGCAAGACTACTTTTTGGACCGCTTTCCGTTCTACGCGAACCACTCGCttcttgcgctgctcacgcgccgcatcctGCCCGAGATTGTGCGCCCTGCGAACGAGCGCCACCGCAATACGCCGACGTTGATGCTGATCAACAGCGGCAGTCAGCGCTTCGATGTACTCGCGGGTCCCTTTACCAAGAACGACCAGTACATTGTCAGCCCCTTTCGCGACGACTTTTTGTACATTGCCGACGTGCCGTGGCGTGTCGCAAAAGAGCTTGTGCACGGCCTCAACGAAAAGGGTGCCGCGCACAATGAGCAGCCCGCGCAgcatgcggcgcaaggcgcggtCGACAGCATCTTTCACCGGTACATCGGCCGCCAGTGGAGTACGTACTGGACACAGAAGCTGCAGCATGCTGGGCTCGTGTCCAAgagtgcgccggcggccatGTCCGGCCGCcccgagcaggcgcggcggcttgaggagctcgtcgcgcagctcgaggcagACGGCAAGAAGGACGAGTGGCTCGAGACCGGCTCGTCGTTAGGCTACGTCACGATTGACGACTGCCCTGGCCCCGGCGACGATACGCTGCACACGCCGGTGCCGTACAGCGCGGAGCAGCCCGACTATGTCGCATCAGACCCCACGCCCGTACCTGACCCTGATACCAACGTGGACGTGGTGTTTGTCGACTTTATTCTCAagccgctcgtcggcctgctcaatgccggcgacgatgcgcgcaaTTACACGTTGGCGGATGCGCAGCAGTGGGGCAACGTCTCGACCCAGTGGCTCTATCCCTTGTACGCGCAACACGCGTGGCGCCCCGATGACTGGCGCCAGGAGTGGGCCAAGATggacgtcggcgcacgTGTCCAAGGCTATCCCCCCCTTGCGATGTACGACGATCACCACGGCGACCCGTACGAGATGGTggcggcagcgcgtgcgcaagcCGCCCCCCTTGTTTTCCAGCAGGCAGCATAG
- a CDS encoding uncharacterized protein (TransMembrane:12 (i53-75o95-118i130-151o157-176i188-207o366-383i473-492o498-517i537-554o560-583i604-629o649-670i); COG:P; EggNog:ENOG503NU3I), whose protein sequence is MENCPAVPEGVLGALACQHILQECTNSASYPYLQLYYCLGVQTLPAEVEWLRAALGMSLVLGALLLVFSALGLVAGDFFCPNLSSLGAELGLSDSTVGVTLLAFGNGFPDVVSTFRAMQKNAGAMALGELMGAAVFTVSMVCGSIMVFYSFRVHPYVLLRDVGVFAIALTSMLYFLQDGKMGVKEGLAMVALYLAFVFLVFFGDLYVDPELGAEAADAERIAEQSPLLGEPMLHVDHTQPTSLSRLPVVSTYEVRRLTRLLDENSGRFLDSPRRASQTRHASLPIYTSGETLGDDMVRTYSNGAIEARRPPTQLVGRRAVSPEPARRVASPVPLPRSASPQPMDEEPVVPHIRIQRPSVDLGRPPILWHRVWIIALFPSLVCWEHRTLLQRVVGVLSAPALLVLRITVPLMSREEFVLHKALSRLLASPLAPDASPTPSECAACDELGETSPAQLADPDYIVQTAERTEADRVLMALQCALCPAFALWVLAWPAHDGVRHALMAASLLLGGAFGWALAARLRKNPQCHSPLELQRYALLRSSVGFLAGLLWIIVSVDEVLAVLHALGYIYGWSEAILGLTLFAMGNSLGDVVTNLTIAHLGHPLMALSACFASPLTNLLLGMGASATWMQLTHPSHGPYYFPHSATLQLSSRVLLGMLLSMLVVIPLNGFRHQCISGNT, encoded by the exons ATGGAGAACTGCCCGGCGGTGCCGGAGGGCGTGCTGGGCGCTTTGGCGTGCCAGCATATCCTCCAGGAATGTACAAATTCTGCATCGTATCCCTACCTCCAACTGTATTACTGCCTCGGGGTGCAAACCTTGCCTGCCGAGGTGGAGtggctgcgcgcggcgctgggcatGTCCCTGgtgctcggtgcgctgctgctcgtctTTAGTGCGCTGGGCCTCGTGGCCGGCGACTTTTTCTGCCCGAATctctcgtcgctcggcgcggagcTGGGCTTGAGCGATAGCACGGTCGGCGTGACGCTGCTTGCGTTTGGCAACGGATTTCCGGATGTGGTGTCGACGTTCCGTGCGATGCAAAAGAACGCAGGTGccatggcgctcggcgagctcatGGGAGCGGCTGTGTTCACAGTGTCTATGGTATGCGGCTCGATCATGGTGTTTTACTCGTTCCGCGTGCATCCGTacgtgctgctgcgcgacgtcggcgtaTTTGCCATCGCGCTCACCTCGATGCTGTACTTCTTGCAGGACGGCAAAATGGGCGTGAAAGAGGGCCTCGCCATGGTTGCGCTCTATCTCGCATTTGTTTTTCTTGTATTCTTTGGCGATCTGTACGTCGACCCCGAGCTGggggccgaggcggcggacgccgagcgcattgcCGAGCAGTCGCCGCTGCTGGGCGAGCCGATGCTGCATGTGGACCATACGCAGCCTACGTCCTTGTCGCGTCTGCCTGTCGTTTCGACGtacgaggtgcgccgcctcacACGGCTCCTGGACGAAAATTCGGGGCGCTTTCTCGACAgcccccgccgcgcgagccaGACGCGGCATGCCTCGCTGCCCATCTACACGTcgggcgagacgctcggGGACGACATGGTGCGCACTTATTCGAACGGCGCAATCGAAgcacggcgcccgccgacgcagctcgtggggcggcgtgccgtgtcgcccgagcccgcgcgccgcgtcgcgtcgccggtcccgttgccgcgcagcgcatcccCCCAGCcgatggacgaggagccggTCGTGCCGCATATCCGCATCCAGCGGCCGTcggtcgacctcggccgccCCCCCATACTGTGGCATCGCGTGTGGATCATTGCGCTCTTTCCCTCGCTCGTGTGCTGGGAGCACCGtacgctgctgcagcgcgtcgtcggcgtgctgaGTGCGCCCGCGCTCCTGGTCCTGCGCATCACCGTGCCGCTAATGAGCCGCGAAGAGTTTGTGCTGCACAAAGCGCTGAGCCGGCTGCTTGCGTCGCCcctcgcgcccgacgcgtcgccgacgccgagcgaaTGTGCGGCGTGTGACGAGCTGGGCGAGACGAGccccgcgcagctcgcagACCCCGACTACATTGTACAGACAGCCGAGCGTACCGAGGCCGACCGTGTGCTAATGGCCCTGCAGTGCGCTCTGTGCCCCGCGTTTGCGCTGTGGGTCCTTGCGTGgcctgcgcacgacggcgtgcgccacgcgctcATGGCCGCGTCGTTGCTGCTTGGCGGCGCATTTGGCTgggcgctggcggcgcgtctgcgcaAAAATCCGCAGTGCCACAGCCCGCTGGAGCTGCAGCGGtacgcgctgctgcgcagcagcgtcgGGTTCCTCGCCGGCCTTTTGTGGATCATTGTGAGTGTCGACGAAGTTCTTGCGGTgctccatgcgctcggctACATCTACGGCTGGAGCGAAGCGATCCTTGGCCTGACGCTCTTTGCGATGGGCaactcgctcggcgacgtggtgACGAATTTGACGATTGCGCACCTCGGTCACCCCCTCATGGCTCTGTCGGCATGCTTTGCGAGCCCCCTCACCAATCTGTTGCTCGGCATGGGCGCGTCAGCGACGTGGATGCAGCTGACGCACCCGTCGCACGGCCCCTACTACTTCCCCCACAGCGCGACACTGCAGCTGAGCAgccgcgtgctgctcggGATGCTTCTGTCGATGCTCGTCGTGATTCCCCTGAACGGTTTCCGG CATCAATGTATATCTGGAAACACATAG
- the DCC1 gene encoding Ctf8p and Ctf18p associating protein (COG:D; EggNog:ENOG503P0VG), with the protein MEGVALVTGAQAARKTYCLLELPPELEGHLVAGSDAPPLTFNGRLVDEAALATADTTYAVRQVTQSNSLLLCGVEHDSAGNVQLRMHQNATDTMELVPTSARLDRITALLDASAYAGDAEEGAWARRYTPSELRSVVQASEKELAEGLRQRHVVLLDGYMRRVAPSFVYELLRVLLNQLDILACDAESVPYAPALEALQMAARPEVAEKVLCDWFCAPPLPSGVPTHVALATPEMARFIGIHVLREAKRMPLLTFVAEWKKALGPLADEAHLALLHGFYLLDPPPTSFATTNTHSAPAADPQPQALAAAVTIQYFPHTSLPLAPAQRFQDLFLMRTQWVREELTPFLQDLAATAGTKKGSSLEGLLVKHARASRARWSRVHAAVLLRGEIAEHGAPRATGTEECVLYQARVKY; encoded by the exons ATGGAGGGCGTCGCGTTGGTgaccggcgcgcaggcggcgcgcaagacGTACtgcctgctcgagctcccCCCAGAGCTTGAAGGGCACCTCGTGGCGgggagcgacgcgccgccgcttaCGTTCAATGGGCGGCTtgtggacgaggcggcgctcgcgacggccGACACGACCTACGCGGTGCGCCAAGTGACCCAAAGCAACAGCCTCTTGCTTTGCGGCGTGGAGCACGATAGCGCGGGGAatgtgcagctgcgcatgcACCAGAACGCAACCGACACAATGGAGCTCGTGCCGACGtctgcgcgcctcgaccgcatcaccgcgctgctcgacgcgtcggcgtacgcgggcgacgcggaggAGGGCGCGTGGGCGCGGCGGTACACGCCCAGCGAGCTGCGCTCGGTCGTGCAGGCGAGCGAGAAGGAGCTTGCAGAGGGgctgcggcagcggcacgtcgtcctcctcgacg GGTacatgcgccgcgtcgcgccgtcgttTGTCTACGAGCTGCTCCGCGTCCTGTTGAACCAGCTCGATATTCTGGCGTGCGACGCAGAGAGCGTGCcgtacgcgccggcgctcgaggcgctgcagatGGCCGCACGGCCCGAGGTCGCGGAAAAGGTGCTCTGCGACTGGTtctgtgcgccgccgctgccgagcggcgtgccgacgcacgtcgcgctcgcgacgccggaAATGGCGCGCTTTATCGGCATCcacgtcctgcgcgaggccaag CGCATGCCCCTGTTGACGTTTGTCGCAGAGTGGAAAAAGGCCCTCGGGCCGctcgcggacgaggcgcacctcgcgctcctgcacGGCTTCTATCTCCTGGACCCGCCCCCGACGTCCTTTGCGACGACCAACACAcacagcgcgccggccgccgatCCACAGccccaggcgctcgcggcggcggtcaCGATCCAATACTTTCCGCATACGAGCCTGCCGcttgcgccggcgcagcgttTCCAGGACCTCTTTTTGATGCGCACGCAGTgggtgcgcgaggagcttACGCCGTTCCTGCAGGACCTCGCCGCGACCGCGGGCACGAAAAAGGGGTCGAGCCTCGAAGGTCTCCTCGTGaagcacgcgcgcgcgtcgcgcgcgcgctggagcCGCGTCCACGCGGCGGTGCTCTTGCGCGGCGAGattgccgagcacggcgcgccgcgcgcgacagGGACCGAAGAGTGCGTGCTGTACCAAGCGCGTGTCAAGTACTAG
- the PSF1 gene encoding DNA replication protein psf1 (EggNog:ENOG503NY0T; COG:L; BUSCO:EOG092648K5), which yields MPAEQALELVQEAKLSLATGALRQYNAEQMRLVLLETRQLHTQLVPLADAARAASGSGADPALAAQLVTLHLQAYRNKRCMLVYHNQRLEWLKRRVWDKAGALALVLDEDQPPNAGGEADVLSIRPLLDHTELEWLRAYSGLVGLYKDTYLDVLDVTLPLATGVGHARHDGHIQSARQTAASARNALGGASFAPGAAVSVYAKITPPNTLRAPDDLMITVLVTRDAQDVETERGTMQLRAGERLYVRRDEVEPLLLRGWLRQVDT from the exons ATGccggccgagcaggcgctggagCTGGTGCAGGAGGCGAAGCTGAGTctcgcgaccggcgcgctgcggcagtACAA TGCGGAGCAAATGCGActcgtgctgctcgagacgcggcAGCTGCATACCCAGCTCGTCCCGCttgccgacgcggcgcgcgccgcgtccggaagcggcgcggaccctgcgcttgcggcgcagctcgtgaCGCTGCATCTCCAGGCGTACCGCAACAAGCGGTGCATGCTCGTATACCACaaccagcgcctcgagtgGCTCAAGCGGCGCGTCTGGGACAAGGCCGGCGccctggcgctcgtcctcgacgaggaccagCCGCCGAAcgcgggcggcgaggcggatgTGCTGTCCATCCGcccgctgctcgaccacACGGAGCTCGAGTGGCTGCGTGCATACTCGGGCCTTGTGGGCCTGTACAAAGATACCtacctcgacgtgctcgacgtgaCGCTCCCCCTGGcgaccggcgtcggccacgcgcggcacgacggGCACATTCAGTCCGCGCGGCAGACGGCCGCGAGTGCGCGcaacgcgctcggcggtgcgtcctttgcgccgggcgccgcggtgAGCGTCTATGCAAAAATCACGCCGCCCAacacgctgcgtgcgcccgaCGACCTGATGATCACGGTGCTCgtgacgcgcgacgcacaggACGTCGAGACGGAGCGCGGGACGAtgcagctgcgtgccggcgagcggctgtacgtgcgtcgcgacgaggtcgagccgctgctgctccgCGGCTGGCTCCGGCAGGTCGACACGTAG